TTGTTTTTTTATAAAGAAAGGTCACTAAAACATGAATTGGAATGACAATGTAGAACTTTTTATTCCTTCTAACATCACCTCAGCCATCGTCAATATTGACGGCACTGTTGAAACGCCAGAGCCTCCTGAATACACTGCGGAAACCCTGCCCAGGAAAAGCCGGAACGGCCGCGATTATATCATGGTCACTCTGCGTGACCACAGCATGTTTGACCGTTACTATAAAGACGATATTCTAAATGTCTGCCTTCAGGAAACCTGCAGCGATGGCCAGGACGCACTGGTTCTTCTCGAAAATGGAAGCGTGCGGCTGCGCCGGATATGCATTACAGAGGATACGATCATCCTAAAGCCGCTCAACACCGAGTTTTATGAAGATGAGACCTACCCCAAAGAGACTATACAAATTTTAGGCGTTGTGGAAGGCGCCGTCCGTATCAATTAAAAAAGGCCGTTTGAAACGGTCCTGCGGGAGATGTGCAGCTGAGTACATCTCTTTTTTATCTAGTCTAAGGCTTTTTTTATTTCTTTAATCATCGCCATGGGCAATTCTGTAATATTGTTGACCTCCAGTTCGTTATGTGCGTTTTTAAACAGATACCGTGCAATGCAGATCTTATCATCCTCAGACGCCCTCTGGATACGCTCAATCACCGGTGTTGTTGTAAAGGCGGCATATGCGGGATACGGAATGATTTCACCGGATCTTATAATAGCCATCATTTCGCCATAATAACGTTCAGGATCAATGCAAGCTTTCTTCATAGGCTTGTCAACAAATTCATAATCTTTTTTATCCATTACCCTTCCTCCACACTTCGTAATGATTATAAATTATATCATAAATTCGCTTACTGGGCAAGGTCTCTGCGACACAACCCTTTTAAACGGTTTCTAAGCCCAGCTATTATTTTCTTTTTAAACCTTAATAAATTCTTAAGCAGCCATTAGACCTTCGCTTTATGGGTAAATCTATTCTTACATGATGTATTCATTACGGAATACAAATGATTTTAAACCACGAAAGCAGGTGTTTTTATGTCAGAACGTAAAATAACCAAAACAGTAAAAGGGCAGCACGCCATTGACGGCGCAGGTGTTCATCTGGTAAGAGTATTGGGTAACAATGACGTCCAGGATTTTGATCCTTTTTTAATGTTGGATTCCTTTGATTCAAAAAATCCGGACGATTATATAAAAGGTTTTCCCTTCCATCCCCACAGAGGCATTGAAACGGTCACCTATCTTATCGAAGGAGATATTGAGCATCAGGACAGCCTTGGCAATAAAGGCTCAATCAAATCTGGTCAAAGCCAGTGGATGACTGCGGGAAGTGGTATTCTTCATCAGGAAATGCCACAGCCTTCAGATCACATGCTTGGGCTTCAACTCTGGATTAACCTTCCGAAAGATGAAAAAATGGCCGATCCCGCTTATTTTGATATCACAGGCGACATGATCAGAATAAAGGAAAGTGATACAGCAGTGATCCGTGTGATTTCCGGTGAATATGAAGGTGTCAAAGGCGTAGAACCCCGTCACATTCAGGCAACTCTTTACGATGTTACAGTAAAGGCGGGAAAATCACTTACCCTTCCCACTAAAACGGAAGACAATGTCTTTATTTTCCTGATTCAAGGTGACGCAGTGATCGAAGGGAAAAATATTGATGAAAAGACGGCCGTACTGTTTGGCTCTGGTGATGCCATCACAGTTAAAGCTCCAGATGGACAGGATTCCCGGTTTGTCTTTTTCTCCGGCAAACGTCTTGATGAGCCAGTCGCCTGGGGCGGCCCCATTGTTATGAATACCCGCGATGAGCTTATGCATGCTTTTGAGGAGCTGGAAGAAGGTACCTTTATTAAGCATAAAGCTATCCGTTAATCTGAAATCTGAAAAGGTGCTGGCAGCGCTTAAATGCCGGCACCTTTTTGGGTTTAAAAGTCCTTTTTCCGCTTCCCTGTCCTGCGTACCATGATCACAGTGAAGAGCAAAACAAGACTCAGAACCATCGTGGAAACGATGGGATTATAATAATCATATTTTGCCCCAGAGCTCCGATAATCAATGAGACTTAGGCCTGTGGTCAACGGCCACAAATTTACAAAGGTGGGGCTGTTTGCTGCCATAATTCCCAGAAAGCCCATAAAAAAAGCCACGATGGTGCTGCCCAGATACCCTTTTCTAAAATAAGCTGTGACAACAAAAAGGGGCAGCACTGCGATGAAAGTAGTAATCCCGATGAGCATAAATTTAGAAAAATAGCTGAGCAGCAGTATACCTGTGATACTCCCGCCAACGCCCAGCATAAAAGCCGCGCCAATGGTCATGATGTACTCAAAAAGCACTAAAAACTCAGTGACAATAGCGGTAATAATAAGCTTAGCTGCCAGCAGCTTTGATTCTGAAACCGGCACCATCAATACAGCGGGCATAGTGTGGTCTGTGAGTTCTCGCTTCAAAATAAAACCACCGATGAGTGTAATTGTAAAGGGCATTAACAGGGTCAGCCCATCCCAGAGCACAAAATCGGCTATCCCAGAAAAATCCATACCATAAAAACGCATACTCCATGCTTGGTATACTGCGATCATCACAGTTCCGAAGGTGGTAAATACTCCCAAAATTAAAATATCATAGCGCTTAAGCTTGAGAATTTCTACCTTTATTAAAGTACTCATATAATCCCTCCTAAACTTCCTGTCGTTTATAAATAAAGACGGCCAGCCCGATCGAGGCCAGAGCTACTGCAATCAAACAGGCAAGCGATACCCCGGTTGGATACATAAGATAATGGTAAAATTCAATACTCTCCTGTGGCAGTCTTTCGATATTCAAATTATGCTGCATGATAACAAGCTGAAAAACCGCCATCATGGGAAACATAATTTTTACACCGATTAAAAGAAGCGAAAAGCTGACGATGGCGTAAATAAAGGATATGATTACCGCAAAGATATATCCTTTTTTAAACAGCAGCATGATTGTAATCATAGGGGTGATGGCCAAAAATACAAACACAGCCAGCATCAGCGTATCCTGCACCGCTGTTATTCTGAACTCTGACAGTCCGCTGTTCAGCAGAAAAAAACTCAGAAGAATGCAGACCAACAGCCCTAAAAAACAGTAGACCGCAGATAAGACCAGCAGTACTGTCATCTTGGATAGAACAAGAGAGGTTTTACTCACTGGCACCATTAAAATATTTTTGAGGGTGTCATAATCTTCCTCTCTGTAAAACAAAGTGGCCGCCGCAATACAAAGCACGCATGGCAGAAACAGCAAACCTCCGTAAACCAGCATACCCTGAAAAAGGTTTTGAAAGCCCAGGTTGTCACGAATACACACTATGCACCACGGAAACGGCACCAAAAGCGATGCCAGCAGGGTCAAAATAATAAATTTCTGCCGTTTGATTTTCATAAATTCGACCTGTATCAGTCTAAGCAATCCCCTCACCTCCAGTAATTTTTTTAAAATAATCCTCGAGGGTTTCCTCACACAGATCCGACCGGCTCACTGCGATTTCATTCATTATAAAGGCTTTATTAATCTCTGCGATATCCATGCTCGTGTCCAGCACCCTCATATTGTGGTCGTTCTCTATAAC
The DNA window shown above is from Eubacterium limosum and carries:
- a CDS encoding LexA family protein; its protein translation is MNWNDNVELFIPSNITSAIVNIDGTVETPEPPEYTAETLPRKSRNGRDYIMVTLRDHSMFDRYYKDDILNVCLQETCSDGQDALVLLENGSVRLRRICITEDTIILKPLNTEFYEDETYPKETIQILGVVEGAVRIN
- a CDS encoding pirin family protein — its product is MSERKITKTVKGQHAIDGAGVHLVRVLGNNDVQDFDPFLMLDSFDSKNPDDYIKGFPFHPHRGIETVTYLIEGDIEHQDSLGNKGSIKSGQSQWMTAGSGILHQEMPQPSDHMLGLQLWINLPKDEKMADPAYFDITGDMIRIKESDTAVIRVISGEYEGVKGVEPRHIQATLYDVTVKAGKSLTLPTKTEDNVFIFLIQGDAVIEGKNIDEKTAVLFGSGDAITVKAPDGQDSRFVFFSGKRLDEPVAWGGPIVMNTRDELMHAFEELEEGTFIKHKAIR
- a CDS encoding ABC transporter permease; the encoded protein is MSTLIKVEILKLKRYDILILGVFTTFGTVMIAVYQAWSMRFYGMDFSGIADFVLWDGLTLLMPFTITLIGGFILKRELTDHTMPAVLMVPVSESKLLAAKLIITAIVTEFLVLFEYIMTIGAAFMLGVGGSITGILLLSYFSKFMLIGITTFIAVLPLFVVTAYFRKGYLGSTIVAFFMGFLGIMAANSPTFVNLWPLTTGLSLIDYRSSGAKYDYYNPIVSTMVLSLVLLFTVIMVRRTGKRKKDF
- a CDS encoding ABC transporter permease — translated: MLRLIQVEFMKIKRQKFIILTLLASLLVPFPWCIVCIRDNLGFQNLFQGMLVYGGLLFLPCVLCIAAATLFYREEDYDTLKNILMVPVSKTSLVLSKMTVLLVLSAVYCFLGLLVCILLSFFLLNSGLSEFRITAVQDTLMLAVFVFLAITPMITIMLLFKKGYIFAVIISFIYAIVSFSLLLIGVKIMFPMMAVFQLVIMQHNLNIERLPQESIEFYHYLMYPTGVSLACLIAVALASIGLAVFIYKRQEV